In the Nothobranchius furzeri strain GRZ-AD chromosome 15, NfurGRZ-RIMD1, whole genome shotgun sequence genome, one interval contains:
- the LOC139063315 gene encoding voltage-dependent L-type calcium channel subunit alpha-1F-like, which yields MEAAKKDAPPAGDAGKSDTLGSTGSARRRGGGAKKAMQANKSALRAPRALCCLTLSNPIRMAALALVEWKYPSLCSGVHTHMLKTCDT from the exons ATGGAAGCTGCAAAGAAAG ATGCGCCGCCTGCGGGCGATGCAGGAAAATCAGACACCCTGGGGTCGACTGGCTCGGCCAGGAGGAGGGGAGGGGGAGCCAAGAAGGCGATGCAGGCCAACAAGTCTGCCCTCAGAGCCCCCCGAGCCCTCTGCTGCCTCACTCTGAGCAACCCCATCCGCATGGCAGCACTGGCGCTGGTGGAGTGGAAATATCCTTCTCTGTGTTCAGGtgttcacacacacatgctgaaaACATGTGACACATAA
- the timm17b gene encoding mitochondrial import inner membrane translocase subunit Tim17-B isoform X2 — translation MSPWRIVDDCGGAFSMGVIGGGVFQAIKGFRNAPAGVGHRLRGSAKAVRVRAPQIGGSFAVWGGLFSTIDCGLVRLRGKEDPWNSITSGALTGAILAARSGPLTMMGSAMMGGVLLALIEGFGILLTRYTAQQFQNPVPFAEDPSQLPPKDGGPPP, via the exons ATGAG CCCCTGGAGGATTGTGGACGACTGTGGAGGAGCTTTCTCCATGGGTGTCATCGGTGGAGGGGTGTTCCAGGCCATCAAGGGCTTCCGAAATGCCCCTGCT GGTGTTGGACACAGACTAAGAGGAAGTGCAAAGGCAGTGAGAGTGAGGGCCCCACAGATTGGAG GTAGCTTTGCCGTATGGGGAGGTCTCTTCTCTACGATTGACTGTGGCTTGGTTCGCCTGAGAGGGAAAGAAGACCCGTGGAACTCTATAACAAGTGGTGCGCTGACTGGAGCCATTCTAGCAGCACGCA GTGGGCCGTTGACCATGATGGGCTCGGCCATGATGGGCGGGGTTTTACTCGCTCTCATAGAAGGTTTTGGCATTCTCCTAACCAGATACACAGCCCAGCAGTTTCAGAACC CCGTTCCCTTTGCAGAGGACCCCAGTCAGCTTCCTCCGAAGGACGGAGGGCCCCCCCCATAG
- the timm17b gene encoding mitochondrial import inner membrane translocase subunit Tim17-B isoform X1, with the protein MEEYVREPCPWRIVDDCGGAFSMGVIGGGVFQAIKGFRNAPAGVGHRLRGSAKAVRVRAPQIGGSFAVWGGLFSTIDCGLVRLRGKEDPWNSITSGALTGAILAARSGPLTMMGSAMMGGVLLALIEGFGILLTRYTAQQFQNPVPFAEDPSQLPPKDGGPPP; encoded by the exons ATGGAGGAATATGTCCGCGAACCTTG CCCCTGGAGGATTGTGGACGACTGTGGAGGAGCTTTCTCCATGGGTGTCATCGGTGGAGGGGTGTTCCAGGCCATCAAGGGCTTCCGAAATGCCCCTGCT GGTGTTGGACACAGACTAAGAGGAAGTGCAAAGGCAGTGAGAGTGAGGGCCCCACAGATTGGAG GTAGCTTTGCCGTATGGGGAGGTCTCTTCTCTACGATTGACTGTGGCTTGGTTCGCCTGAGAGGGAAAGAAGACCCGTGGAACTCTATAACAAGTGGTGCGCTGACTGGAGCCATTCTAGCAGCACGCA GTGGGCCGTTGACCATGATGGGCTCGGCCATGATGGGCGGGGTTTTACTCGCTCTCATAGAAGGTTTTGGCATTCTCCTAACCAGATACACAGCCCAGCAGTTTCAGAACC CCGTTCCCTTTGCAGAGGACCCCAGTCAGCTTCCTCCGAAGGACGGAGGGCCCCCCCCATAG
- the timm17b gene encoding mitochondrial import inner membrane translocase subunit Tim17-B isoform X3 translates to MGVIGGGVFQAIKGFRNAPAGVGHRLRGSAKAVRVRAPQIGGSFAVWGGLFSTIDCGLVRLRGKEDPWNSITSGALTGAILAARSGPLTMMGSAMMGGVLLALIEGFGILLTRYTAQQFQNPVPFAEDPSQLPPKDGGPPP, encoded by the exons ATGGGTGTCATCGGTGGAGGGGTGTTCCAGGCCATCAAGGGCTTCCGAAATGCCCCTGCT GGTGTTGGACACAGACTAAGAGGAAGTGCAAAGGCAGTGAGAGTGAGGGCCCCACAGATTGGAG GTAGCTTTGCCGTATGGGGAGGTCTCTTCTCTACGATTGACTGTGGCTTGGTTCGCCTGAGAGGGAAAGAAGACCCGTGGAACTCTATAACAAGTGGTGCGCTGACTGGAGCCATTCTAGCAGCACGCA GTGGGCCGTTGACCATGATGGGCTCGGCCATGATGGGCGGGGTTTTACTCGCTCTCATAGAAGGTTTTGGCATTCTCCTAACCAGATACACAGCCCAGCAGTTTCAGAACC CCGTTCCCTTTGCAGAGGACCCCAGTCAGCTTCCTCCGAAGGACGGAGGGCCCCCCCCATAG
- the pqbp1 gene encoding polyglutamine-binding protein 1, producing the protein MPLPPALLARLAKRGIVKPTERGADEEIIAEDYDDNNVDYEATRAENLPPNWYKVFDPACGLPYYWNVETDLVAWLSPNDPSSVITKAAKKMKADLGDERGERPFEKPDRERERERDRDRDRDRERERDRDRDRDRDDGRDRDRRKQRRDDMAPYNKNKRGRKDDEMDPMDPSAYSDAPRGSWSSGLPKRNEAKTGADTTAAGPLFQQRPYPSPGAVLRANAANQPPKE; encoded by the exons ATGCCTCTTCCTCCAGCTCTGCTGGCCCGCTTGGCCAAGAGGGGGATCGTTAAACCAACAGAACGAG GTGCAGATGAGGAGATTATTGCCGAAGATTATGATGACAATAATGTAGATTATGAAGCCACCAGAGCAGAGAATCTTCCTCCAAACTGGTACAAAGTGTTTGATCCAGCTTG TGGTCTTCCTTACTACTGGAATGTTGAGACGGATCTAGTCGCCTGGCTGTCCCCAAATGACCCCTCGTCTGTGATAACAAAAGCTGCCAAGAAAATGAAAG CTGATTTGGGAGATGAAAGAGGAGAGCGACCGTTTGAGAagccagacagagagagagaacggGAAAGGGACAGAGACAGGGATAGGGACCGGGAAAGAGAAAGAGATCGGGACAGAGACAGGGACAGAGATGATGGGCGGGACAGAGACAGAAGAAAGCAAAGGAGGGACGACATGGCACCATACAACAAGAACAAAAGAG GAAGAAAGGATGACGAGATGGACCCCATGGACCCCAGCGCTTATTCTGATGCTCCCAG GGGCTCTTGGTCGAGTGGTCTTCCCAAACGCAACGAGGCCAAAACCGGTGCAGACACCACAGCCGCCGGCCCGCTGTTCCAGCAGCGGCCGTACCCGAGTCCAGGCGCGGTGCTGCGGGCCAACGCTGCCAACCAACCGCCCAAGGAATGA
- the gpkow gene encoding G-patch domain and KOW motifs-containing protein, producing MRHDGICSQLQPRVVIGLVNATPSPRMHCALIVLLPQTIMASHGDGSGAAENQGDKKAAAVSFGFTKTVSKFKPAAGGIPAKTDEKDYLTGIDRNELQSSKPTEKPKELIIPLIQKNRWHKPDRADPSGGSARGSVQDKDSVESQAVKELIEDSRRQLEQWQNAAESNRSLDLSIPLLMQNKVPEGFEDGDHVKVDLRPESSTEADYESVPVEAYGLAMLKGMGWKKGEGIGRTFKQDVKPIEHQLRPKGLGLGADRSAIKDLEPSRHQRPPKPGEERGKEEELLMGPGGCVLVESGAHRDLYGKIEGVDADNARVVVKLAIGGKAVTVSQYGVRLVGRKEYDKYSKDLSRLSKAHKDKEKERERRGREEKSIGSSDKAKHKSSERDGGKDERKRKHREDGDKPPVKEAKKPAAPPSWLQRDIKVRFIDKAFKGGRYYNSKMRVEDVLTPFTCVCRTEEGRVLDDVKQDMLETIVPKGEYDSVMVVLGENRGQVGRILQRDKNKCRATVQLDRCEEELFTLDYDCICHYVGDH from the exons ATGAGGCATGATGGGATCTGTAGTCAATTGCAGCCTAGAGTGGTTATCGGGCTCGTTAACGCAACCCCATCTCCCAGAATGCACTGCGCCCTCATCGTTCTTCTTCCACAAACAATCATGGCGTCGCACGGAGACGGTTCAGGTGCCGCCGAGAACCAAGGAGATAAAAAGGCAGCGGCGGTATCGTTTGGTTTCACAAAAACTGTCAGCAAATTTAAACCCGCAGCCGGCGGCATTCCAGCCAAGACCGACGAGAAGGATTACCTGACTGGAATCGACCGAAATGAGTTACAGAG TTCAAAGCCAACCGAGAAGCCCAAAGAGCTCATCATCCCATTGATCCAGAAGAACCGCTGGCACAAACCGGACCGAGCGGACCCGAGTGGAGGCTCAGCGCGCGGCTCGGTCCAAGACAAAGACTCGGTGGAGTCTCAAGCTGTCAAAGAACTCATTGAAG ATTCACGGAGGCAGCTGGAGCAATGGCAGAATGCAGCAGAGTCGAACAGAAGCCTGGACCTCTCCATCCCTCTGTTGATGCAGAACAAAGTCCCTGAGGGTTTTGAGGATGGAGACCATGTAAAGGTGGACCTGCGGCCTGAATCT TCGACAGAGGCAGATTACGAGAGCGTTCCTGTTGAAGCTTACGGACTCGCCATGCTTAAAGGGATGGGCTGGAAGAAAGGAGAAGGCATCGGACGAACCTTTAAACA AGACGTGAAGCCAATCGAACACCAGCTCCGTCCAAAGGGCCTCGGCCTGGGAGCAGATCGCTCAGCGATAAAGGATCTGGAGCCCAGCAGACATCAGCGTCCCCCAAAGCCCGGCGAGGAGCGGGGGAAGGAGGAGGAGCTGCTGATGGGTCCTGGGGGCTGTGTGCTGGTGGAGTCGGGGGCACATAGGGATCTTTATGGGAAG ATCGAAGGTGTGGATGCAGACAACGCTCGGGTGGTGGTGAAGCTTGCTATCGGCGGCAAGGCGGTGACGGTCAGCCAGTACGGCGTCAGACTAGTGGGGAGGAAAGAATATGACAAGTACAGCAAAGACCTCA GTCGGCTCAGTAAAGCACACAAAGACAAGGAAAAGGAGCGAGAACGACGGGGTCGGGAGGAGAAAAGCATCGGCAGCAGCGACAAAGCTAAACATAAATCATCTGAAAGAGATGGAGGGAAAGACGAGAGGAAGAGGAAGCACAGAGAGGACGG AGACAAGCCTCCAGTAAAAGAAGCAAAGAAACCTGCAGCGCCCCCCTCCTGGCTCCAGAGAGACATCAAAGTCCGCTTCATAGACAAAGCTTTCAAGGGGGGCAGATACTACAACTCAAAG ATGCGAGTGGAGGACGTCCTGACGCCGTTTACCTGCGTTTGTCGAACTGAAGAGGGAAGGGTGTTAGATG ATGTGAAGCAGGACATGCTGGAAACCATCGTCCCTAAAGGCGAGTACGACTCTGTGATGGTTGTGCTGGGGGAGAACAGGGGCCAG GTGGGCCGGATTCTTCAGCGGGACAAGAACAAGTGCAGAGCCACGGTCCAGCTGGACAGATGCGAGGAGGAGCTGTTCACGCTGGATTACGACTGCATTTGTCACTACGTAGGAGACCACTGA